The sequence below is a genomic window from Thermoflavifilum sp..
ATTCCCAGGATATACATAAGACTATCGATTGAGGTGATTGAATGATAATGATTTTGCTAAGGGTGCTCATGGATTTGCCGAATAGAACCGTCATTCTATTTATTCACACGTCCCTATCCAGAGCGTAGCGATGGATCTCCCCCAAATATTGCCGTCATTCCTCCCCCGGCTCAGCCGGGGGAGGCCTGCCTGCCGGCAGGCAGGAATCTCCTGGGTTATGCGCACACTGTTCAGCAGATCCCTGCCTGCCTATTTAATTAACCGTCCCTATCCTGACCCCGGCTCAGCCGGGGGAAGGATCTCCTCAGCAGTGTGCACGCTGTTCAGCAGATTCCTCACTACGCTCGGAATGACGACACGGTATTCCCTCTCCTTCCCAAGGAGAGGGACACAGGGTGAGGATGTATTCGGAATGACGCATGACTATTCAGCAGATTCCTGCTCCCCTTGCGAACCGCGCCTGAGTTCCCAGATTTTCACATCAACCAGAAAACGAAACCAGAATCCCTGCAATACATAAAATATCAATCCTTCCCTACCATCCACGCATAAGCCTGTATCATAGTGTCGGCGACGGCTTCAATGCGATAGGAAGTGTCCACCAGCCGTGCGGCCTGCGCCACCAGCTGGCCACGCAGGGCGTTATCCTGCAACAACCGGTTCATGGCTTCAACAAGAGCCGCCGCCTCCCGGCTCACGACCAGTCCGGCCGAGTGGGCATGGATTTCGCGACTCAGGGCCACCCCTTCGGTTACCACCACCGGACAGCCGCAGGCCATGGCTTCCACCACGGCCATGCCGAAATTCTCGCTGAGCGAAGGCAATACAAACAGGCTGGCCCGACTGTACAGCTGCCATTTGCATGTGCCCGACACCTGCCCCACAAACCACACCCGGTGCTGTAAACCCCTATCCTGCACCTGTTGCTTGATAGCCGCGGCATAAGCATGTTGATCATCACCTGCAATCACCAGCATCAGATCGGGATATCGGCTTCCCTGCACCAGCCGACCAAAAGCCTCTATCAGCAAGGGTAGCCCCTTCATTGGATGGATGCGCCCCAGATAAAGCACATAAGGCGCATCGGGTAAACCATGGGGCTGTGTATGAGCCGATGCCAGGGCTTGCCGGATCACATCGGTTTCCATGCCGTTGGGAATAACACGATAAGGGGTTTGCAAATGCAAATAGGCCATCGACTGCTCGGCTTCATGCGCTGTGGTGAAATGCAACAGGGTGGCCCGATGCAGGTCATGACGGGCGATAAGCGCATAATAAAGTTTTTTTTTCCAGGCCGATTTCAAATGAATGGCTTCCGGATATAACATGCCCCGAGGTGAAAGGATGTAATGCCGGTGTTTCCTTCTTGAAATCCATGCAGCGGCTGTGGATGGGAAATTCCACAGCCCGGTAATATGCACCACATCGTAATCCTGCATATCCGCCCACATCGCCCGGGCCAATGCAGGAGAAAAATAGTAAGGCTCAGCGCCCCAGCATGCTACATATCGAACGTACACCCCATCCAGCCGGTACCCCTCGGCTTCCGGCCACAGCTCCTGTTGCTGCACCGCACGGGCTAGCTGTCGGGCATCGATGCCCGCGGTGGTCGTCAGCACATCCACCCGATGCCCCTTCCGCACGAGGTATTTGTTTAACAGATGTACCGACTGTATGGGCCCGCCATACTGCACTGCTGGATAATAATATGGAGTGACGTGGAGGATATGCATCAGCTTAAAATGAATTGCATCATACACTAAGTTGATCCTGGATAAGTTATCGGGAATAAGCTTGTTTCTTGTAAAATACCATATACCTGAACCTTCCAAACCATGCAGGGAACAGGTGATACAGTACCCAGATAAAAACTGATGTTTTGATTACCGAGTTGAGAATTTGCAAGGTATCGGCTTCCATCGCATAAGTCACCGGGAAAAACAATATCGGAAGCCAATACAATAACAAAGGTGTTCGAAAAGATAGTTTTAAACTGGTTTGATATACCCATCTAATAAATAATCCGAGAAAAAACATATACAATATGCCACCCCATTTCCCGAAACTACCGTATGCCTCACCTAAGGGGCTCACATTGGTTGACCATCCTTCTAATTTAATACCTGCATAATAAGCCATATTGAACTTCCCTCCAGCTTCCGGTTTATCTGGCCATGCAAATCGCGGAACAAATGAAGAAACTATATTCAGGAATAAAGCATTTCCACCATCAAAATCTTGATACACAGGTATGCGGCTCATCACCAGCGAAATATTCATGCCCTCATTGCTTCTCACATAGACAGAATATAGCGCTTCCTTCGAGAACAACTGGTGATAATCTAATATCTGTTCCCATGAATAGCGTAACAATAAGCTGATATTAGACTGATCAGCTTCCTGATGGCTGATATGCAGTCGCAAAACAGGTTTGATGGATTGAATGACCATCAACACCATTATGCCAGTAGTAAGCAAAAATACCTTTAATATACTCGATAGCCTTTTGTACAGAAAGAAATAAGAAAATATAGTCAGACCCATATACACAATTACTGTAAACATTCCCCCTCTTGCGGTATCCCAGATAAGAAAAGCCAGAAATACCATTATCCATAAATACTTGTAGCGCATCTGAGGCACAACATATATGTATAGCAAACCCACAAAAGAAAGGTAGAAAAATAATTCTCCTATATATGAAATCTCAAAAGGCAATAGCCTGCCCAATAAATGAGCAATCATACCTATAAGCAGCAAATAAACAGCATTGCGTTTATTCCTCTGAAGCAACGGTATAGAGCTATTATATATTGATTGAATAAGTGAATGCTCTTGCATGCCGCCAATTCGTTTAATAGGATATGTTAGTGCGAAAAAAAATACTGAAAGTGCCGGGATCACATATCCAAAATACTCATCAAACGGGACATGCATGTAATACCCCCATAGTTTAGAAAGTCTATCATCCGCTGGATAATATTGATAGCCTAACATGGGTGCAAACAGACAGGTAATCGTTGAGAATAAGATTATGCCCTCTTTCAAGAGAATGGTCTTCCCTAATTGGGATAAAATCATCCCTATTGATACCAGTAACATAAGGATTACCAATGCGCCATAGGAATCAGTGATGATAGATAGAATAAAAATAATAGCATAAACAAATGAAAGTATATACCTGTTATTTTCCATTCTTATTAAAAAATGTAAAAGTAAAATAAGTCAGGCTATGAGATCTTGAATAAAATCATGATATTCATTCTCAAAAAAATACTTAGATGGTTTGTAGATAAGTCCTTTTCTGGAAATCAGCTCTTCCAGGTTGTAGTCAACAAGTCGATTAAAATCCAGGCAAAGTATTTTCGGATACGAGTTATTCGTTATGTATTTATATGAACTAGTCAGCTCCTCTGGGAACCACACATCGAGCCCACATGCATAATATTCAAATAGCTTGTTAGGTGCATTATATCTATAATTATCAATATGCCCTCGATATAAAATGACACCAACATCATAATTGGAAACTATATATGGCATATTTCGATATGGTATATATCCCTTAAAAGAAATATTCCTGGGATCTATCTTTTGAATCAAGGAAACCGTGTCTGAATCAAATTCATGAGAATATATATCCCACACAATCCGACCCGAATGCATGGATACCCATTCTGCAAATTCTTTTATATACATGGTTTTATTTGAGAAAGCTCCGACATAAATAACACGAACTTTCATCGGATGCACTGATGGCTTATGAAGTGCACAACCCCAGCTTAAGGGAGGAAAATTTCTTAACACATGTAATTTATCTTTTAATATATATGGATGGTCAAGCAAAAACTTTTCAACCCTATCAGGATTCGTATGGGAAATCCATATCATCTTATTATAACATCTCTCTTCCATGGCATGAAATAAACGATTTATTAACATCCCTTCCATATAATCCTTATTCGAAGTATACTCGTGATAATGAACATATAATTTAATCTTCCAGTTCATTAACCAGCCATAAAAAATTGGAGCAAATGAAGATAGAGATTCATAATATAAAATTTTATAGGGTCTGTGTTTTAATAATAAGAATAATAGTTTAACATGAAAAAAAGCATAACCTATAAATCTTATTGCTCTTTTAAAATGGAAGAAATTCTTTATTCGTATAATTGGTATATATTTATAAAAATTAATATTTCCAGAGTTTGGGTATGTAGTGTAAACGATGAACCTACATTGTAAATCGCATTTATCAATCTCTGATAGCAAATTCAATACAGGAGGGTACTTTTCAATGGGATTAAAGTGAACAATATAACACAATTTTTTATCCATATTATCCATGAAAAAGAGCAGCGCAAAAACGAATAATAATTACACTATATTCATTTATTGTTGAGTGATTTCAAATAATTAAATACTGAGATAACTCTTTCTTTATAAGTATAACCCGACAAAATTGATTTATTTCGTGCCCTGATTCTTATTTTCATAGCGTCATCATTTGATAAGCTAAGCAAATAATGTATTTTAT
It includes:
- a CDS encoding glycosyltransferase; translated protein: MHILHVTPYYYPAVQYGGPIQSVHLLNKYLVRKGHRVDVLTTTAGIDARQLARAVQQQELWPEAEGYRLDGVYVRYVACWGAEPYYFSPALARAMWADMQDYDVVHITGLWNFPSTAAAWISRRKHRHYILSPRGMLYPEAIHLKSAWKKKLYYALIARHDLHRATLLHFTTAHEAEQSMAYLHLQTPYRVIPNGMETDVIRQALASAHTQPHGLPDAPYVLYLGRIHPMKGLPLLIEAFGRLVQGSRYPDLMLVIAGDDQHAYAAAIKQQVQDRGLQHRVWFVGQVSGTCKWQLYSRASLFVLPSLSENFGMAVVEAMACGCPVVVTEGVALSREIHAHSAGLVVSREAAALVEAMNRLLQDNALRGQLVAQAARLVDTSYRIEAVADTMIQAYAWMVGKD